From one Triticum urartu cultivar G1812 chromosome 3, Tu2.1, whole genome shotgun sequence genomic stretch:
- the LOC125546809 gene encoding ethylene-responsive transcription factor ERF056-like — protein sequence MPPRHRETWGYRGVRARPSGGFSVEIRFRGMRLGLGNFDTTNEAARAYDAMAWRLRWPHRTLNFPNVSMREWAQELAPLPWLIIDEDRRDNRRREHRLGIAEMDEEAMALWRQRFPQDIINEREFYEQRRVESDKRRAERASYREDKRRRKADAQFNMRLGATSPWESDDGRYLHAYSQTSEEDITEEESDNEE from the coding sequence ATGCCGCCGCGTCACCGGGAAACTTGGGGATACCGCGGCGTCCGCGCACGCCCCTCCGGCGGCTTCTCCGTCGAGATCCGGTTCCGCGGGATGCGCCTTGGCCTCGGCAATTTCGACACCACCAACGAGGCCGCCCGCGCGTACGACGCGATGGCGTGGCGCCTCCGGTGGCCTCATAGAACATTGAACTTTCCCAACGTGTCGATGCGGGAGTGGGCACAGGAGCTCGCGCCTCTGCCATGGCTTATCATCGACGAGGATCGTCGCGACAACCGGAGGCGGGAGCACCGTCTCGGCATCGCCGAGATGGACGAGGAAGCCATGGCACTATGGCGCCAACGCTTCCCGCAGGACATCATCAACGAGCGCGAGTTCTACGAGCAAAGGAGGGTGGAGAGTGATAAGAGGAGGGCGGAGCGAGCCTCCTATCGCGAGGACAAGCGTAGGCGAAAAGCGGACGCTCAATTCAACATGAGGCTAGGAGCAACGTCGCCTTGGGAATCCGACGACGGTCGGTATCTTCACGCCTACAGTcagacgtcggaggaggacatcaccgaggaGGAGTCGGACAACGAGGAGTAG